The Thunnus albacares chromosome 13, fThuAlb1.1, whole genome shotgun sequence genome segment TGAATAAAGCCATATTGTCCCAAAATGGTAAAACAAAGCATCagattgtttatttaatattgatTTCGTTATTAATAtagattaaaaattaaaaaaaatatttttgaccacAGGGTTATATTCTATTATATAACACCAATCAACATTTTATTCCATTATTGTAATAGGCCTATTTGAGTTGATTTGACTGATAGATCTGTCTCATTATCAGTTCCATAAAGTGTATCTACTGTAAATGTTTATCTCAAGacaaaaatgtgctttaaaatTTAGTTCAGATCAGTTGTTCTAATATCTGATATTATTCTTTAAAAGATTCACTTCTACTGTGCATCTACAATATGTTTCTCTCTCACTAATGATGTTAAGATACAACagtatgtattgtttttttaatgatgtgtaTATTGCTTTTAACATTATACTGTCATTTTCTACAAAAACATACGGTAGAAGACATACATGCAAACAAGATCCAAACTATTGCTCACTAACAACAATGCAGTCTGACTGTAGTTTCATGCACTTGTAGCCTATTACTGAAATGTGCTGCATGCATGGCTGAATGTACTGCACAGCATACTGTGTGTTCAACAGGGTCTTAATAGGGTAGCAATAGGAAGACCTCATTTCTACAACATACAGTGTATCTGCTCTGCGCTGATATGCAGAATGTCTGAGTCAATTGACTGAAACAATCATCTCCAATAATGTGCTTCCGCAGATTGAGCCTTTTCATGTGTATCGCCATCTTCTAGAGgaaaatgtctgtctgtgtctgagtttttttttcagccattATCTTCTGTTTGGGCTCTCCGGGACCCCAAACAGCGGCTGTATCTGAAGGTCCTCCGAGAACAAATGTTCACCAAGTCCCTCTCCCGTGCCCGCCCCCAGGGGATTCTAGTTGAATTTTACAGAACATATGTGGGGGGGCATGCATGAAAAAGGGAGGACAGAGTCTTCTGAGTCACTTATCTTTGGCCTGGGgatgtgtatatactgtaaatttgtACATAGTTAGTTTGTCTTTGTGTCCTGCAGAGTTAGGGACTTTTTAGTGGGACTTTTTTTGTCCCACTTGGGTTCCCTAAACGCCTGACACAAACAGAAGCTATCAGCAAAACACAAGGGTTTAATTACAGTGCAATCAAAAAGCAAGTGACCACATTGTTCACTTACTCTGTTCGCTCGCTAAATGTGATTCGTAGCACTGATATTGAAGCAACAATAGGCAGGCAATGTCAAGATGTGACAACAGTTTCAGGCTgcggacattttttttttcttgggagCCCATTGCTGACCACTTCTAACACATGCTGACTTGTCACAGTGGCTCAGCGTATAGATAAAGAACGGACATCTGATGACTTGATTAACAAGTTGCTTGTGGTGTAGTCTTTCACACCATTAAGTGTTTAGAACTGGCTCTTCAAGCATGATTAAACCCCCCAAGGAAGAGGAAATGCAGAATTCTGAGTCAAAATGAAGAACATGGGGGAAGCTGCTCTGAATCTTTCACTCTGACGGATATCTAAAGAACAAAATGAGTTATCTTATTGCATAGGTAGGATCTACTTTTTCTAGACTTTCAATTTGCCAAATAGATAGATTTCATCAAAATTAAATGGACTGTGTTGTTCATTTTGAAAGTGATCTcaatgtgtgtctgtaaataaatgatggttTTAGTGAAGATCGTGTTTTCATATGTTTGTCCTATTGTCTGTTCTTGGGTTGATACGTGATCTTTTTTCCCAAATGGTGCCATGATACTATGCTAAATTATGATTCACAACAAGAGGACCAATAAATCATAAGCTCAATAAAGGCcagtaaataattaaatattgataaatgACAAATAAGCCATTTAAAGctctttttttctaattaatGGCCTTTATCTATCAAATTTGATTGAATCCCTTTGAATAGAACAAGGTTTAGGTTATGAAATAGCAGACTTGAAAACAGGCACAGCACTCAGTTATAAAGAAGAGACAGTAAAGCAATGAAAGTCTTACCTCATCATTTCACCATGAATCCCCAAGCAAGTTACAGTTATTCTAACAAGCGTTGGGCTGGTGTGACTCTGCTTTATTCTGTAGTGAGACAATCCAATGGAAGTGAGAGGATGGCTTTACATAATGCAACTGCTGTGCAATATGCTGCACATGGTCAAAAATAAAGTGTCACAGACTTCAACTgaacaatgtaaatgatggtaAACCCAATATATGATTATGGGGtggatttcctgctttttttcagtgttgctTTAAGTCATGAGATcttaaaagaattttaaatgCTGTCACAAATTTCTCCTTCCATACAATATATTATAACTTTTTCTAAAGCTGACTTTGAAATGATTCCAGTGTTATTACCTAAATCAGAGCATGGACCGATCATGTCTGCACTGCTACCAGGAATATATATATCAAAGCCTCGAGGACAACATAAACTCAAAAGCAATTCCTATTTCTCCCACTAACAGGGTTTTCTATGAGGACAATTTGATCAGTTTGACAGGTTGCAATGCCAAACCTTTTTATGGCACAGTGGTGATGCAATAACCACTTGGTATCATCTACAGTATGAGACTTTTCTTCTGAACTCTTAGTCCATGTTGAATAGTTTTTTGCTGCATAGGATATACATTAATTCAGGCCATAAATGTTGTGATATGTGGCATTACTCTATTCAGTGATTAGTGTATGTAGACATAAAAAACACCCAAGTCCAAAGTCAACAGCCAACCCTGCTATATTGTGTGCTCTGGGGAATTCTGGTTTGGGCATCCTGGTCCCCTTTACTGTCACTGGTGCTTACCATCCAGGTAAGcccattaaaaatgacaatttattCAGACTGTCAGGATATGGCCTACTGTTGAGTATATTCTACTTGTGTTTATCACCACAAAGTTAATTGGAATCGACtcagactgtttttttcttgcaaatgATGGTCAAGGCAGTGAATTTCAGCTGTCCTAGTTGTTGTTGAAATATGTTTACgtttaatttagatttaaatcAAAGAACTAAAAAGGAATTGGTAAAACTATATTATTACTATAACATGGATATTCCTAAATTTATCTAATAGTCTCTCTATGGAGTGACAGTATGTCCATGTATCTGTGTAAGTTCCAGGGCCATAGGCTACTTTTTTCTCGCACATAATGGCTGTATGAGATTCAACAGTACCAACTGAAAAGTATATCGGGCCTCCTTTATTTTAGCTGCATCAGCCCTGACCTCTCAAACAGCATGTTCTGCAgttgttttcctcctgtcttttGTCAGCGGGGTAAAATACCCCCAAATAAATGCTGAATGCACTCAACTGACTGTTCGTCCACATGATCATAAACGAAATCTTTCCCGGCTGAACATCGTGTTCCTCTGTGAACATCATCAGTCCTGAAGCCCCCCTGGCTTTTGACTGGCACCGGCTTGGAGGTGCCAGTCTAGCTGAAGCTGCGTAAAGTCAGCCAGAGGGAGACGGAAACACAACAGGCTGGCTTTCATAATAAAAACTGTTCAGATTGTTGTTTTTAGTCGCACCAACACAGACTTTGTAACTCATGGTCTTATAAAGCTGTAGTCTGAAATAACTGCACGTTTATTTATCCCTGCAGCAGCTCAACAcccagatacacacacaacagacagaataaaaataaataaataaataaataaataaataaataaataaataaataaataaacaacaactcACTGTTAAtaacaaagctaaaaaaaacaatcaaacaataaaatgctaaatcttaaaaaaaagtggaattggcaatgaatacattaataaataaatatgaatatctaaaaaaaatcacacaaagtAATGGAAGTAatatcaatcagtcaatcaaactttatttatatagcacctttcaaacaaatcaaatgcaattcaaagtgctttacaagcgATGGACAAAATATAGGATGTTAAAAACGGATTTAAAGAGTAATGCACaccaaagaaattaaaaaagcaaaaaagattaaataaataagacaacattaaaagatggtaataaaatataaataataaaagataatataagcaaaaaaataactaaaaaaataaataaaattgtgaaatactCCGCAAAATAAATAGATTAGTAAAATaggtaaatgttaataaaaataaaatagaataaaataaaacataaagcatAAAAATACCTATGAGGAACTGAGAAGACAGAGAGCAGGGGGGGATAAAATGACTTTTACATGCAGGTGGAGGATAGTGTCATCCTGAAGGCAGCAATAAGAATTTGCTTGTTTAGATATGTAGGTTTAAAATGCTCATTGACTTCTTCGTCGTGATTTGTTGAgtcttctgtttcatttcaataatatTTGAATAGATGTTTACAGGattatgtttctgtctgtttctgtcccTCACTGACGGGATGTGGAGCCAGTAGATAAAAGAAAAGGTCAAAAGATTGAGtcaacaggtgactgagaaAGAGAGTTTTTGAAGAAGGTTAACAACCCTCTCTTACATCCAACGTAGAGCCACGTTATGTCTGATGTGTCTGAAATCGACAATTGATTCTTTAGCTTTGGATATTCAACTCCACAAAGAAGTAGAATATGGGAAAATCAGCCAAACCATGTCCTCCGGGCCATTTTGAGCATCGTCTCTGACCAGGATAAGTGTTGAAACCCATGCAGGATGGAAAAGCAGACAGGCCTGATTCAACTCTGTATGgattttatttggaaaaaatctACCGgaagttctgtttttattacctCTAACTTGACAGCTGTGGGTATAGACTGGGCAACCTCAGACAGGTGGAGGAGACGTCCTTAAGCAGCTGAATGCACCGTGGTTGGACCTGGTCGGGCAGGACTGGGCTGGGCTGCAGGACGAGCAGCGGTGCACGCTGTGCGCGCTCGGTGCGCGGatcctcctgcagctgctggattCACAGTATGAGACCAGATCCAAAACATGCTTTGGCTGTTTTTCCCATCCTGAGCATTCGCACACATGCTGGACACTTAAATGTGGACACGGGGAGGAGGACGAGGGATGTAGTTGCAATGGATTAATGAGGAGTACACATGGACTTCGATTTTTTCCTTGAGATTATTGGCTTATAATATTCATCACCCTGCTTTGGCCATGGAGAACCAAGCAGCCGAGCAGCAGAATTATGAAGATGTACAGAAAAGCGGCTATCTCCGCAAGCATAAATCAATGCACCGGCGATTCTTCGTGCTGAGGGCGGCCTCGGAGCAAGGTCCTGCTCGGCTTGAGTATTATGAGAACGAGAAGAAATTCCGCAGTAAATCACCTGTGCCCAAAAAAGTCCTGAACCTGGAGACTTGCTTCAACATCAACAAGCGGGCAGATTCCAAGAACAAGCACATGATAGTCCTTTATACCCGCAGCGAGAGCTTTGCCATCGCTGCAGACAGCGAGGAGGTCCAAAATGAGTGGTACCAAGCAATGCTGGATCTCCAGTGCAACTGTAAGATATGAAAAGTGTGATGTGATTTCTACTGTCTGTTTCTGCATCAGGCCTATCCTGCCGTAGGCTGTTTGTTCTCCATATACACTATTTGGCTCGGCCATTCCTGATTGTTCATTGCAGATCACTGGCTCGAATTGTTTGGATCTTTTTTGCTGCGGGTCCAGCTTAGTCATTTAATGTGAATAAATTAGTCTGAATAATGCAATTTGAACGGTGTGTTTTTCACCAAGAGGCAGGTGGATCCGACTGAACGGGGTAGACCAACACGTTATGGGCGGcatgtgctgtgtttgtgcagcacAGTCTTAATAAGCATTGGTTTAATGCAGTTATAACCTCCGGATTATTTTATGTCAGCataatgaaatatgatgcaCAGAATAGCATCGACATGTAGTAATATTCAGATGATCGTCTTTTCTGAATGAAATGCAGCCCATTTCATACGACGGTGTATTTTTGCATGGCGCAGTGGGCATATAGCAACCATCCAAGGGATGCATCATATAGTAGTAGCCTATCGTGGTGCACTCCGCTGGtgcctgtgtttttgtttttctgcacagCTCTGACTGCCGTTCGCCTAACCTACATTTCTGTTGCACGGTGCTGCTGGTAGGGAGGAGATGGCATCGTCAGTGCGCTCGCactgtaaaatgtgtttctgttggttATCCTCGTGTTTACGTTGTTATCCTTATGCAGGAGCTGAACACCACCATCCACCCTCCCTGTTATCCTTTGCATTTCAGTCACTGATGGGCTTGCCCGGCTCTAATGTTGATTAATGCTGGAAAACCAACGTTGATTAATAAATGCACATTAGAGTACAGACCCCCATTTTGTTAAGATTATGTCTCAGGGACAgccacaataaaaacacttttgttaatttaatttgtagTGCATACCTGTCCATAATGTGCATATGAACATACAAATGGAGAGTGacacatattaatatatagTTATAATGATTTCTATGCGCATCATAtctaataaattaaatatttttcttgaGGGTGGGAGCAAACCAGTGTAGCTGTCAGTTGCTCAGTGAAGATAACAGTGACTGCTGTGTggcaaggaaaaacaaaaacaaaattataattctgtcattcatgtcatgtcattggCATTGATCTGATCTACAGTGTATTGTTGACAATCGAGCATGCTGCTTTTCAGTAGATGTATTCTATACCTCCTAACACTTAATTAATTATAGAGCTGTAGGTTAAAAGTGAAGGTGATGAATTAGCTGCAGCACAGCTGCTTGGCTGACACAAGAGCAGACATCTTTGCATATAGCAATTTAGTAATGATTTAAAGAAAGGAATATTACTTATGACCTATTAGTGtcattatgtttgtttgtcattttggcTTTGATCAAAAGTTCAACAGGTTATGTGTTTCATGTAAATCTTGAGTTTTTTGGGTATTTCATAATGTATACATGATGTGTTTATTCATTCTGtggcttcattttttaaaattctttatttttttcctaggTAAAACTCCTGAGGACTACGGCAGTAGTGGAGAGTGTAGCTCTCCATCTCCTGTTCCAACCTTCAAAGAAGTATGGCAGGTTAAGGTTTGGCCTAAAGGTCTTGGACATGCCAGGAACTTAGTGGGCATCTACCGGCTGTGCCTAACTGACAAGACAGTCAACTTTGTCAAAATCAACTCTGATGTGGCCGCGGTGGTGTTGCAGTTGATGAATGTTCGCAGGTGTGGCCATTCAGAGAATTTCTTCTTCATTGAGGTGGGTCGCTCAGCGATTACTGGCCCTGGAGAGTTCTGGATGCAGGTGGATGACTCTGTGGTGGCTCAGAACATGCATGAGACCCTGCTGGAAGCCATGAAGGCTCTAAGTGAAGAGTTCCGTCAGCGCAGTAAATCCCAATCTGTGGGAACGTCGTGTGGAGGCGGCACTGCTTCAAACCCCATCAGTGTCCCGAGCCGTCGTCATCATCCAAATCTGCCACCCAGCCAGGTGGGCTTCTCCAGACGAGCCCGCACAGAGACTCCTGGGACAGGAGGCAGCAGCACCAGCACATCACCTACGTCACGCCATGGATTCCCGAGGGCACGAACTGCCAGCATTGGGGCCAGGTCAGAGGAGGGTGGAGCAAGTGCCAAAGGAACATGGGCCAGTTCCAGCCCAAGTCTTAATGGTTCCTGCTCAACTACGCCAACACTGAGGCCCAAGCCCACCAGGGCCCCAACCCCTGCTAAGATTACCCTCAGTCTTGCACGTTACACACCAAACCCTGCTCCCTCTCCTGCACCAAGTCTGTCCTCCAGTTCTGGTCATGGCTCAGAGTGTGGTCTGGTGGGGGCAGCAGTGGGAGGCATGACAGTCTGCTCCTACCCTCGTGTTTCTCAGAGAGTTTCTGTTTCGGGTTCACCAAGCGACTACGGCTCCTCAGATGAATATGGTTCCAGTCCTGGGGAACACTCTCTGCTCGTGCCTAGTCTGTCTGGACATCATGTACATGGAGAAGGCTCCTCCAGCTATATAGTCATGGGACAGCGAGAAGGTCTCCTTGGTTCCCATCATCGCTCCAAAGGCCGACGGATTTTGCGGCGCTCATCCAGTCGGGAATCTGAGGCAGAACGCAGACTACTAAGTAAGAGGGCTTCCCTTCCTTTGGCAGCCCATGAACGACTGACCCCACATagaaaagatgaagatgatgaggatgatgaagaatATGCCATCATGTCGCAGAGTGCTAACAGAGACAGACCTGATTTGCACCATGGCTCAGGGAGTCTGGCAGTGGGGGGTGGGCAGCTTGATGTGGTAGGGGAGAATAGGAAGAGGGCTGacaaaagcaggagagaagTGGATGCGGGAGCAGCTTTGGATAGTGGCTATATGTCAATGCTGCCTGGAGTGACATCTCCTCCTGTTTCACTATCTCTCTCGATAGGTATGTCTGATGCCAGTGCTAAACCTGGGGCAGATGATGAATACATGGCCATGACCCCCAACAACAGCGTGTCCCCCCCTCAACACATCCGCCAGCCCAGCTCAGAGGGCTACATGGTCATGTCCCCCAATAGTAGCAGCTCCACAGACCTACATGGACTGGGCATGTGGGATAGCAGGGCGAGCATGGAGAGCCGGGCTGCCAGTGACTATATGAACATCTCACCTGTCAGCAGCCGCTCTGCCTGCAGCACACCACCTTCCCACCCTGAGCAACACCAACTGCAACCAAAAATGTTCAATTCCTACTTCTCCCTGCCACGAGCTTATCAACATACTCTCTATACTCGCTTTGAGGAGGATTTAAACAAAggggaaggaaaaaaggacagcAGTGGGCATGATGGTgctggaaggggagggggagtggGATACAGCAAGAGAAACAAAATAGCAGTGGGCTCTGCAGGAGGCTGCCAACTCTccatgtcttcttcttctttctcctccagctCAGCCAGCAGTGAAAGCCTAGAAGACAAGTCCATATCGGCAGGGAGAGGGTTAAGTTTATTAAGAACTGGAGCAGAATACAAGAGTGCGGGAACAAGCACAAAAGATGGCCGTCACCACCAAAAACGTGGTTCAAGTAGTAAGAGCCCAAAGCAACAAAGGAGGGGCCGTCCCCTCAGTGTGTCTTCAGACATTACTAAAGCAAACACCCTGCCCAGGGTGAAGGAGAATCTGCCGCCACTGGTGTCTCAGAACGTCGGTGAGTATGTCAGTATTGTGTTCAAGGAAGACAATAAGTATAACGGAGGAAGACGTGCGGGGTCCGAACGTAGGCAACCTGTGATCCATGGAACCTTAAGGCCCATGAATCAACCACTCCTCTGCCACGATAATCCTGCTAACCTTCCCCGCAGCTTCTCTGCACCGTTGTCCACCTCTGCTGAATATGTCAGCATGGATTTAGGGAAGTCCTCAACCCCCCTGACTCCTGTTAGGTCCACATTCAGCACCCCACAGGGCCCACCAGCTGTTGCCCCCAAGGCCCGACATGAACACGGCACGTCCTCTCCTCTGGCTGCAGAGGGCAACGCCGGGTACCGATCAAAAGGAAAGATGGCAGAAATGCCAACAGACATCACTACACCTTTTATGGACAACAAAGGTTCAGATCCCAGCATTTCAGCAAGACCTGCCA includes the following:
- the si:ch211-284e13.4 gene encoding insulin receptor substrate 1-B gives rise to the protein MENQAAEQQNYEDVQKSGYLRKHKSMHRRFFVLRAASEQGPARLEYYENEKKFRSKSPVPKKVLNLETCFNINKRADSKNKHMIVLYTRSESFAIAADSEEVQNEWYQAMLDLQCNCKTPEDYGSSGECSSPSPVPTFKEVWQVKVWPKGLGHARNLVGIYRLCLTDKTVNFVKINSDVAAVVLQLMNVRRCGHSENFFFIEVGRSAITGPGEFWMQVDDSVVAQNMHETLLEAMKALSEEFRQRSKSQSVGTSCGGGTASNPISVPSRRHHPNLPPSQVGFSRRARTETPGTGGSSTSTSPTSRHGFPRARTASIGARSEEGGASAKGTWASSSPSLNGSCSTTPTLRPKPTRAPTPAKITLSLARYTPNPAPSPAPSLSSSSGHGSECGLVGAAVGGMTVCSYPRVSQRVSVSGSPSDYGSSDEYGSSPGEHSLLVPSLSGHHVHGEGSSSYIVMGQREGLLGSHHRSKGRRILRRSSSRESEAERRLLSKRASLPLAAHERLTPHRKDEDDEDDEEYAIMSQSANRDRPDLHHGSGSLAVGGGQLDVVGENRKRADKSRREVDAGAALDSGYMSMLPGVTSPPVSLSLSIGMSDASAKPGADDEYMAMTPNNSVSPPQHIRQPSSEGYMVMSPNSSSSTDLHGLGMWDSRASMESRAASDYMNISPVSSRSACSTPPSHPEQHQLQPKMFNSYFSLPRAYQHTLYTRFEEDLNKGEGKKDSSGHDGAGRGGGVGYSKRNKIAVGSAGGCQLSMSSSSFSSSSASSESLEDKSISAGRGLSLLRTGAEYKSAGTSTKDGRHHQKRGSSSKSPKQQRRGRPLSVSSDITKANTLPRVKENLPPLVSQNVGEYVSIVFKEDNKYNGGRRAGSERRQPVIHGTLRPMNQPLLCHDNPANLPRSFSAPLSTSAEYVSMDLGKSSTPLTPVRSTFSTPQGPPAVAPKARHEHGTSSPLAAEGNAGYRSKGKMAEMPTDITTPFMDNKGSDPSISARPAIHSGQSVSMEQETGLGFSPVKSFQSPERSSRLVRGDPQGRRSHRSETFNSPPSLPRHPPSSTSLFPEGSQAASHRHGLDCSLWEDGQAASLSATPPPQASTSSSEQGLNYIDLDLAIKESPQAGVERTSAAYNIGGSAMGSSAGSSLNTYASIDFYKSEELRAHQNSRNDSQDS